A window of Gallaecimonas kandeliae genomic DNA:
ACGGCCTTGCCTGGACTTTCACAGGCCGGCAGACTCGGCAACAGGTCCGTTAACCGAGAGTCACCCTTGTCTTCTGAGCATCGCCGGGTCCTGGCCCTGGCCTGGCCCATGATCCTCTCCAACATCACAGTGCCGCTGCTGGGGCTGGTGGATACGGCCGTCATAGGCCACCTGCCCAACCCCGCCTTCCTGGGCGGGGTGGCGGTGGGCAACATGCTGATCACCTTCCTGTTCTGGCTGTGCGGCTTCCTGCGCATGTCCACCACCGGCCTTATCGCCCAGGCCCACGGCCGGGGCAGCGGCGAGGAACTGGCAGCCTGGCTGGCCAAAGGCGGCGCCCTGGCCCTGGCCATAGGCCTGGGCCTAATCCTGCTGCAATGGCCACTGGGGGAGTTGGGCCTCTGGCTGAGCGGCGCCTCGCACGAAGTGCAGCAGAGCGCGGCGGACTATTTCTACGTGCGGGTCTGGGGGGCGCCGGCGGCCCTCGGCAACCTGGTGCTGCTGGGCTTTTTGGTGGGGCGCCAGGACAGCCGCGGCCCCATGGCCATGCTGATCCTCGGTAACAGCCTCAATATCCTGCTGGATCTGGTGTTCGTGATGGGGCTGGGCTGGCAGGTCAAGGGGGTGGCTTTTGCCTCGGTGATCGCCGACTACAGCGCCCTGGCCCTGGGGGCCTGGCTGGTGGCGAGGCGGCTGCCGGACTTGCACCTCAAGGCAGCCCTCGGCCACCCCGGCTGGGGGCGGCTGCTGCATCTCAACAAGGACATACTGCTGCGCACCCTCTGCCTGGAGATCTGCTTCCTGTTCGTCACCTTCCAGGGGGCCAGGCTGGGGGACCAGGTGGTGGCGGCCAACGCCGTGCTGCTCAACTTCCTGCTGGTGATCTCCTATGCCCTGGACGGCATCGCCTATGCCGCAGAGGCATTGACCGGCAAGGCCATGGGGGAGGGGGACGAAAAGGCCCTGCGTCTCTGGGTGTGGCGCTGCGGCCAATGGTCGGCTGCCTTCGCCCTGGGGTTCAGCCTCTTCTTCGCCGTCGCCGGCAAGGCCCTGGTGGCGCTGCTGACCGACCTGCCGGCCATACGTGAGGTGGCGGCCCAGTACCTGGGCTGGGTGGTGGCCCTGCCGCTGCTGGCCTTCTGGTGTTATCTGTT
This region includes:
- the dinF gene encoding MATE family efflux transporter DinF, giving the protein MSSEHRRVLALAWPMILSNITVPLLGLVDTAVIGHLPNPAFLGGVAVGNMLITFLFWLCGFLRMSTTGLIAQAHGRGSGEELAAWLAKGGALALAIGLGLILLQWPLGELGLWLSGASHEVQQSAADYFYVRVWGAPAALGNLVLLGFLVGRQDSRGPMAMLILGNSLNILLDLVFVMGLGWQVKGVAFASVIADYSALALGAWLVARRLPDLHLKAALGHPGWGRLLHLNKDILLRTLCLEICFLFVTFQGARLGDQVVAANAVLLNFLLVISYALDGIAYAAEALTGKAMGEGDEKALRLWVWRCGQWSAAFALGFSLFFAVAGKALVALLTDLPAIREVAAQYLGWVVALPLLAFWCYLFDGVFVGATRGRDMRNTMVLATFGVFFPVWFLAQGLGNHGLWLALSAFLAMRGLGLWWLYRKPGFVSGPGIG